One genomic region from Spirulina subsalsa PCC 9445 encodes:
- a CDS encoding TspO/MBR family protein, with protein MPIPSWLIIGLIALVVVQISNLTTPEGRRWFNRLRRPPWLTFEWAIPLIWTTIVIFGVWSAYLVWETAQSWPLMGGYLLVEVTIMSYTPLMCNWKSLLTGTLIGATGTLFGAILALLVFPVNPTATLLLVPYLLWSPIGTYVTWEMIRLNPNNA; from the coding sequence ATGCCTATTCCCAGTTGGCTAATTATCGGACTGATTGCCCTCGTCGTGGTGCAAATTAGCAACCTCACCACCCCAGAAGGGCGGCGCTGGTTTAACCGTCTCCGTCGCCCCCCCTGGTTGACCTTTGAGTGGGCGATTCCCCTAATTTGGACAACTATTGTGATTTTTGGGGTGTGGTCTGCTTATCTGGTGTGGGAAACGGCCCAATCTTGGCCGTTGATGGGGGGATATTTACTCGTTGAAGTGACGATCATGAGTTACACCCCCTTAATGTGTAATTGGAAAAGTTTACTGACCGGAACTCTTATTGGTGCCACTGGTACCCTCTTCGGTGCCATTCTCGCCCTGTTGGTTTTCCCAGTTAATCCTACCGCCACCCTCCTCCTCGTTCCCTATTTGCTTTGGAGTCCCATCGGGACTTATGTCACTTGGGAAATGATTCGCTTGAATCCCAATAATGCTTAA
- a CDS encoding DUF4332 domain-containing protein → MPAASNRVTIQACSWDLEQLPGLNAELHRQFQSLGLETTAALLNEGTTPEQCNAIATQLHLPLQQVKKWVAMADLSRLPSVGCEYCGILLHSGIASVSQLAHTPVHRLHRQILRMQVSTLQRRDLCPPVQEVQKWVREAQVLQS, encoded by the coding sequence ATGCCTGCTGCTTCCAATCGAGTCACCATCCAAGCCTGTAGTTGGGATCTCGAACAACTGCCCGGTTTAAACGCAGAATTACACCGTCAATTCCAGTCTCTGGGCTTAGAGACAACCGCCGCCCTCCTGAATGAGGGAACCACTCCTGAACAATGTAATGCGATCGCCACTCAACTCCATTTGCCCCTCCAACAGGTGAAAAAATGGGTGGCTATGGCGGATTTATCCCGCTTACCCAGTGTCGGATGTGAATATTGTGGCATCCTCCTACATTCCGGCATTGCCTCCGTCAGTCAACTCGCCCACACCCCCGTTCACCGTTTACACCGTCAAATCCTCCGGATGCAAGTCTCTACCCTCCAACGGCGAGATTTATGTCCCCCCGTCCAAGAAGTGCAAAAATGGGTGAGAGAAGCCCAAGTTCTGCAATCGTGA
- a CDS encoding Npun_F5560 family protein yields the protein MNITENLNVNSLRSEVSRLREELQLRDQLVQQLSQELFRLVKGNTNFMPQPEVSERHKAEMRMLREQLQEVEQQVTFYQQQIAVRDQEIYQLRQSVQELTDRSRMLEQALQEMPQIYRRKFAERMEPVREKIERLQRENRQLHVELQSVSYRLAVKTRRNTSKVDLPSFSRRLPGPIPSFGTM from the coding sequence GTGAATATTACAGAAAATCTCAATGTCAATAGCCTAAGAAGTGAAGTCTCTCGCCTTCGAGAAGAACTTCAACTCCGCGACCAACTGGTTCAGCAGTTATCCCAAGAACTCTTCCGACTGGTCAAAGGCAACACTAACTTTATGCCCCAGCCCGAAGTTTCTGAGCGTCACAAGGCAGAAATGCGGATGTTGCGGGAACAACTGCAAGAAGTAGAACAACAAGTCACGTTCTATCAACAGCAGATTGCAGTACGGGATCAAGAAATTTATCAACTCCGCCAGTCTGTGCAGGAATTAACCGATCGCAGTCGGATGTTAGAACAAGCCCTGCAAGAAATGCCCCAAATTTACCGTCGCAAATTTGCGGAACGGATGGAGCCTGTGCGGGAGAAAATCGAACGTCTACAACGGGAAAATCGACAACTTCACGTTGAGTTACAAAGTGTTAGCTATCGGTTAGCGGTGAAAACTCGTCGCAACACCTCTAAGGTGGATTTGCCCAGTTTTTCCCGTCGTTTACCCGGTCCGATTCCCAGTTTCGGCACCATGTAA
- a CDS encoding glycosyltransferase family 2 protein, whose product MNINLATSSILPTVSIIVPLYYAEKLFSPLIAGLETLAQENQEQFKTEIVFVDDGSKDNTFKLVQNLKPEHFSFQAIRLARNFKSYLAILAGIQYAQGDYITFLAQDLQEPPQLISQFFNIIQANYDVVWAVRRTRADHFLDRLFSQMFHRLMNKIWSEWPKTGADMFMINRPVANVLLSMQEKNSHISGQILWSGFRQTQIFYDRQKRKIGKSGWSFWKKVELAVSVITQFSYLPIRACTALGLILATTGFFYGILVIVQRLTLQITLQGWSALMIVLLIIGGFQFIFLGVIGEYLWRVFDEVRKRPAYIVMDRIEGGNRE is encoded by the coding sequence ATGAATATAAACCTCGCTACCTCCTCAATATTGCCCACTGTTTCTATAATTGTTCCCCTTTATTACGCTGAAAAACTTTTTTCTCCCCTCATTGCAGGTTTAGAAACCCTCGCCCAAGAGAATCAAGAGCAGTTTAAAACCGAAATTGTCTTTGTCGATGATGGCTCTAAAGACAACACCTTTAAACTCGTTCAAAACCTAAAGCCTGAGCATTTTTCCTTCCAAGCAATTCGGTTAGCTCGCAACTTTAAATCTTATCTTGCCATCCTTGCAGGCATCCAATACGCTCAAGGAGATTATATCACATTTTTAGCTCAAGACTTACAAGAACCACCCCAATTAATTAGCCAGTTTTTTAATATTATTCAAGCTAACTATGATGTAGTTTGGGCGGTTCGTCGTACCAGAGCGGATCATTTTTTAGATCGGCTTTTTTCCCAAATGTTCCACCGTTTAATGAACAAAATTTGGTCAGAGTGGCCTAAAACAGGGGCCGATATGTTTATGATTAATCGTCCCGTTGCCAATGTATTACTTTCCATGCAGGAAAAAAACTCCCATATTAGTGGACAAATCCTCTGGAGTGGTTTCCGCCAAACCCAGATATTTTATGACCGTCAAAAGCGCAAAATTGGCAAGTCAGGCTGGAGTTTTTGGAAAAAAGTAGAGTTAGCGGTTAGTGTAATTACTCAGTTCTCCTATCTCCCCATTCGCGCTTGTACAGCTTTAGGACTTATTTTAGCAACAACAGGGTTTTTCTATGGAATTCTAGTCATTGTTCAGCGTTTAACGCTACAAATTACTCTACAGGGTTGGTCTGCTTTAATGATTGTTCTGCTGATTATTGGTGGCTTTCAGTTTATCTTTTTAGGGGTCATTGGGGAGTATCTATGGCGCGTCTTTGATGAAGTGCGCAAGCGCCCTGCTTATATTGTGATGGATCGAATTGAGGGAGGGAATAGGGAATAG
- a CDS encoding WxcM-like domain-containing protein, translating into MNKSAPFTARNPSPLHDDLILRFPHFGTPEQGYLAVAEGNQTCPFPIARTYWVYGCPNGQQRGGHAHHQHHQLLVCVSGEVEVLLTDGYEQKIFVLNDPTVGLYQKPLLWGDLVHRNNSALVVLASHPYSEADYIRNFDDFLKIVA; encoded by the coding sequence TTGAACAAATCCGCACCTTTTACAGCGCGTAATCCCTCCCCCCTCCATGACGACTTAATCCTCCGTTTTCCTCATTTTGGCACCCCAGAACAAGGTTATTTAGCCGTGGCTGAAGGTAATCAAACCTGTCCTTTTCCCATTGCTAGAACCTACTGGGTTTATGGTTGTCCTAACGGTCAACAACGAGGCGGACACGCCCATCATCAACACCATCAACTATTAGTTTGTGTATCTGGAGAAGTCGAGGTTTTATTAACCGATGGTTATGAGCAGAAAATCTTTGTTCTAAACGATCCCACCGTTGGACTTTATCAAAAACCCTTACTCTGGGGAGACTTAGTACACCGTAATAATTCCGCCCTCGTTGTCTTAGCCTCTCATCCCTACTCCGAAGCCGATTATATTCGCAATTTTGATGATTTTTTAAAAATTGTAGCTTAA
- a CDS encoding DegT/DnrJ/EryC1/StrS family aminotransferase — MMNPSIPYLDLTHSYQDHDQLLAITAEVIQSGWYILGPQVTAFEQAFAGYCQAEYCVGVGNGLEALEMMLRAAGIGEGDRIIVPANTYIATLLAITALGATPVLVEPRLDTLNIDPEQVLNALNDQTKAILAVHLYGAPADMAELTKIARSYGLLLFDDCAQSHGATVEGRRVGSWGDASGFSFFPTKNLGCLGDGGAVTTSNPKIAETVQLLRNYGSPRKYHNEIEGGNSRLDELQAAILSCRLQQLEQRNEERRRQAQYYIENLQDLPLQVLAYNPDSVYHIFPLLVPERDRLQQFLTHQGVGTLIHYPIPPHQQPCYRDYPWANVHLPLTEQIAQQELSLPLYPGLTHEQQTYIIEQIRTFYSA; from the coding sequence ATGATGAACCCTTCAATTCCCTATCTTGACCTCACTCACTCCTATCAAGATCATGACCAACTGCTGGCCATTACTGCCGAAGTGATTCAATCGGGGTGGTATATCCTCGGCCCCCAAGTAACAGCCTTTGAACAGGCCTTTGCGGGCTATTGTCAAGCTGAGTATTGTGTGGGGGTGGGGAATGGCTTAGAAGCCCTAGAAATGATGTTACGGGCGGCAGGAATTGGAGAAGGCGATCGCATTATTGTTCCCGCTAATACCTACATCGCCACCCTCCTCGCCATTACCGCCCTCGGTGCTACCCCCGTTTTAGTCGAACCCCGTCTAGATACCCTCAATATTGACCCAGAACAGGTTTTAAACGCCCTAAATGACCAAACTAAAGCCATCCTCGCCGTTCACCTCTACGGCGCGCCCGCAGACATGGCAGAACTAACAAAAATTGCTCGCTCCTATGGTTTACTCTTATTCGATGACTGCGCCCAAAGTCATGGGGCCACAGTGGAAGGGAGACGAGTAGGGAGTTGGGGAGATGCCAGTGGTTTTAGTTTTTTCCCCACCAAAAACCTTGGCTGTTTGGGAGATGGGGGCGCTGTGACTACATCTAACCCCAAGATTGCGGAAACCGTGCAACTTTTGCGGAATTATGGATCACCCCGTAAGTATCATAACGAGATTGAGGGAGGGAACAGTCGTTTAGATGAACTACAGGCGGCGATTTTAAGCTGCCGTTTGCAGCAATTGGAACAACGAAACGAAGAGAGACGACGACAGGCACAGTATTATATTGAGAATTTGCAGGATTTACCCTTACAGGTTCTCGCCTACAATCCAGACAGTGTTTATCATATTTTCCCGCTTTTAGTCCCGGAGCGCGATCGCCTGCAACAATTTCTCACCCACCAAGGAGTAGGAACCCTCATCCATTATCCCATTCCCCCCCACCAACAACCCTGTTATCGTGATTACCCCTGGGCAAACGTCCATCTCCCTCTAACCGAACAAATCGCCCAACAAGAACTAAGTTTACCCCTTTATCCCGGTTTAACCCATGAACAACAGACTTACATTATTGAACAAATCCGCACCTTTTACAGCGCGTAA
- a CDS encoding DNA polymerase III subunit gamma/tau — protein sequence MSYEPLHHKYRPQTFAELVGQEAIAQTLTNALNTSRIAPAYLFTGPRGTGKTSSSRILAKSLNCLKCDRPTPTPCGQCETCRQITQGSAMDVIEIDAASNTGVDNIREIIERAQFAPVQCRYKVYVIDECHMLSVPAFNALLKTLEEPPPRVVFVLATTDPQRVLTTIISRCQRFDFRRIPLTAMVKHLTQIAQNEAIAIAADALTLVAQIANGGLRDAESLLDQLSLLSGEITVEKVWDLVGAVPEQDLLKLIQSIRSNQVEAVITQCRHLMDRGREPLIVLQNLATFYLNLLLAKTSPQNYHLVPVTAPTWQALCEEGKHWHLETILQGQQKLKDSEIQLKNTTQPRLWLEVTLLGLLPSALTPPPASPQPTPRVQAPPTPTPQTPPPKPHPPQEEKITKGKADIAPAAPNPKPQTPAPSAPSAAATEEEILQRRIQQFWQQILDLLPSAPSALLKQHCTILHFDLEDGVVYLSIPSPGLLKMAQAQIKDIELAFEKVFHQKLKIQLQITPKSPPPAATSSPKVTPPPVSPPPAPEPQNGNGKQFTGNGASRQVNQNHSSSPPVLPPKTPPASPPTPPIMPTTEEDDEEDDEDMKQALQQVLKMFSGEILNLEQEILPSTGGLVTVTDDPEFIPDSDEEREDPEDMPF from the coding sequence ATGTCCTACGAACCCCTGCATCACAAATATAGACCCCAAACCTTCGCGGAATTAGTCGGACAAGAGGCGATCGCACAAACCCTCACCAATGCCCTCAACACCTCCCGCATTGCCCCCGCCTACCTCTTTACCGGACCGCGAGGCACCGGGAAAACCTCCTCCTCCCGCATCCTCGCCAAGTCCCTCAACTGCTTAAAATGCGATCGCCCCACCCCCACCCCTTGCGGTCAATGCGAAACCTGTCGTCAAATCACCCAAGGTTCCGCCATGGACGTGATCGAAATTGACGCAGCCAGTAACACCGGAGTAGACAACATCCGAGAAATCATCGAACGCGCCCAATTTGCCCCCGTCCAATGTCGTTACAAAGTATATGTCATTGATGAATGCCATATGCTCAGTGTTCCCGCCTTTAATGCCCTCCTCAAAACCCTAGAAGAACCCCCGCCCCGCGTCGTCTTTGTCCTCGCCACCACCGACCCCCAACGGGTTTTAACCACCATTATTTCCCGGTGTCAACGCTTTGACTTTCGCCGTATTCCCCTCACCGCAATGGTCAAACACCTAACCCAAATTGCCCAAAATGAAGCCATTGCCATTGCAGCCGATGCCCTAACCTTAGTCGCCCAAATTGCCAACGGCGGTCTAAGAGATGCCGAAAGTTTATTAGATCAACTGAGTCTTTTATCTGGAGAAATTACCGTCGAAAAAGTCTGGGACTTAGTAGGAGCAGTGCCAGAACAAGATTTATTAAAGCTCATTCAGTCCATCCGTAGTAATCAAGTTGAAGCCGTTATTACCCAATGTCGTCATCTCATGGATCGGGGACGAGAACCTCTCATCGTCCTACAAAATCTCGCCACCTTTTACTTAAACTTACTCCTAGCCAAAACCTCCCCCCAAAATTACCATTTAGTCCCCGTCACAGCCCCCACTTGGCAAGCCCTCTGTGAAGAAGGAAAACATTGGCATCTCGAAACCATTTTACAGGGACAACAAAAACTCAAAGACAGTGAAATTCAACTCAAAAATACCACCCAGCCCCGTCTGTGGTTAGAAGTCACCCTCTTAGGTCTGTTACCCTCTGCTTTAACCCCTCCTCCGGCTTCCCCTCAACCTACTCCTCGGGTACAAGCACCCCCTACACCCACCCCCCAAACCCCACCCCCCAAACCCCACCCCCCCCAAGAAGAGAAAATCACCAAGGGAAAAGCAGATATTGCCCCCGCTGCCCCAAACCCCAAACCCCAAACCCCTGCTCCGTCTGCACCCTCTGCGGCCGCAACCGAAGAGGAAATCCTCCAGCGACGAATTCAACAATTCTGGCAACAGATTCTAGACCTTTTACCATCCGCCCCGAGTGCCTTATTGAAACAACATTGCACCATCCTACACTTCGACCTAGAAGATGGTGTGGTCTATCTTTCCATACCTAGTCCGGGATTATTGAAGATGGCTCAAGCACAAATCAAAGACATTGAACTTGCTTTTGAGAAAGTTTTTCATCAAAAACTCAAAATCCAGTTACAAATCACGCCCAAATCCCCTCCTCCTGCTGCCACCTCATCTCCCAAAGTGACACCACCCCCCGTTTCTCCTCCCCCAGCACCAGAACCCCAGAATGGGAATGGTAAGCAATTTACAGGAAATGGCGCATCCCGTCAGGTTAATCAGAACCATAGTAGTAGTCCTCCCGTCCTCCCCCCCAAGACTCCCCCAGCCTCCCCCCCCACTCCTCCCATTATGCCAACCACAGAGGAGGACGACGAAGAAGACGACGAAGACATGAAACAAGCCCTGCAACAAGTCCTCAAAATGTTTTCCGGTGAGATTTTGAATTTAGAACAAGAGATTCTCCCATCCACTGGAGGCCTAGTCACCGTTACAGATGACCCCGAATTTATCCCCGATAGTGACGAGGAGCGAGAAGACCCCGAGGATATGCCATTCTGA